One segment of Thermosipho atlanticus DSM 15807 DNA contains the following:
- a CDS encoding DUF72 domain-containing protein, whose protein sequence is MFYIGTSGWSYDHWQKIFYPEGLERSKWLNFYSVQFNTVEINSTFYRLPFESIVKSWYKKTPENFVFSLKGPRIITHKQRLKDVNEYFRKFIDRIKLLNEKLKVILWQLPPSLKEDKVLLSEFIDILPKNIKHTLELRHPSWFNDNIFSLLQKNNIAFCISDSSRYKSMWLKTANFVYIRFHGPKKLYASEYGEKLLKNFVTKILEFNCETYVYFNNDFNGFALKDAKLLKNIINSV, encoded by the coding sequence ATGTTTTACATAGGAACTTCCGGATGGAGTTATGATCATTGGCAAAAAATTTTTTATCCAGAAGGCCTTGAAAGAAGTAAATGGTTGAATTTTTACAGTGTACAATTCAACACAGTTGAAATCAATTCAACTTTTTACAGATTGCCTTTTGAAAGCATCGTTAAAAGCTGGTACAAAAAAACTCCTGAGAATTTCGTCTTTTCCTTAAAAGGCCCAAGAATTATTACACATAAACAAAGATTAAAAGATGTCAATGAATATTTTAGAAAATTCATAGATAGAATAAAACTATTAAATGAAAAATTAAAAGTTATTCTTTGGCAATTGCCTCCTTCTTTGAAAGAAGATAAAGTACTTCTATCAGAATTTATCGACATTCTTCCGAAAAATATAAAACATACACTTGAATTGAGACATCCATCCTGGTTTAATGATAACATTTTCAGCTTATTACAGAAGAATAATATAGCATTTTGTATCAGTGATTCTTCAAGATACAAAAGTATGTGGTTAAAAACTGCCAATTTTGTTTATATTAGATTCCACGGCCCTAAAAAATTGTACGCGTCAGAATATGGTGAAAAACTTTTAAAAAACTTTGTGACAAAAATTTTGGAATTTAATTGTGAAACTTACGTTTATTTTAATAACGATTTTAATGGTTTTGCTTTGAAAGATGCAAAGCTTTTGAAAAATATCATTAATTCAGTATAA
- a CDS encoding TIGR01212 family radical SAM protein (This family includes YhcC from E. coli K-12, an uncharacterized radical SAM protein.), which translates to MFDFLQKGYRYRKLSVELKKKYGVKVYRLPINAGFTCPNRENGKPGCLFCDETGSGFTTISDMDIKSQIKEMKKRYVNKGAKKFIAYFQNFSNTYGPVEKLKELYFQAIDDDIVQISISTRPDCISDEILDILEELRNTIDVSIEMGLQTANYHTLTKMNRGHTLAEYINAAIKIKNRGFELVSHVILNFPQDNMLDVIETAKILSVLGVDGVKIHSLYIVDNTLLGKMYKKGEVFIGTLENYIERVIRFLEYLSPKIVIHRLVADPPKDGTIFGNWNIPKIQIINMIEKRLIEKDTYQGEKFLSWYTPKTEKFKK; encoded by the coding sequence ATTTTTGATTTCCTACAAAAAGGTTATAGGTATAGAAAATTAAGCGTTGAATTAAAGAAAAAATATGGAGTTAAGGTATATAGATTACCTATAAATGCAGGGTTTACTTGTCCCAATCGTGAAAACGGAAAACCTGGATGCCTGTTTTGTGATGAAACAGGAAGTGGGTTTACTACTATAAGTGATATGGATATAAAATCTCAAATAAAAGAAATGAAAAAAAGATACGTAAATAAAGGAGCAAAAAAATTTATAGCTTACTTTCAAAATTTTTCTAACACCTATGGGCCAGTAGAAAAATTGAAAGAACTCTACTTTCAGGCTATAGACGATGATATAGTCCAAATTTCTATTTCAACAAGACCAGATTGTATTTCAGATGAAATACTTGATATTTTGGAAGAACTCAGAAACACAATTGATGTATCAATAGAGATGGGTTTACAAACAGCAAATTATCATACTTTAACAAAGATGAATAGAGGACATACACTTGCTGAATATATAAATGCAGCAATTAAGATCAAAAATAGAGGTTTTGAACTTGTATCTCATGTAATTTTAAACTTTCCACAAGATAACATGTTGGATGTTATTGAAACAGCAAAAATATTATCAGTACTTGGAGTTGATGGAGTAAAAATTCACTCCCTTTATATAGTAGATAACACACTTTTAGGTAAGATGTACAAAAAAGGAGAAGTATTTATAGGGACACTTGAAAATTATATAGAAAGAGTTATAAGATTTCTTGAATATTTATCCCCCAAAATTGTTATTCACAGATTAGTTGCAGATCCGCCAAAAGATGGAACAATATTTGGGAATTGGAATATACCAAAAATACAGATTATAAACATGATTGAAAAAAGGCTCATTGAAAAAGATACCTACCAAGGAGAAAAGTTTTTAAGTTGGTATACTCCAAAAACTGAAAAATTTAAAAAGTAG
- a CDS encoding amidohydrolase, translated as MILKNALVLKDYSAKPERLDIKISNGKIKEIGVNIFDDIEIVDLTDKLVIPGLINTHTHVAMSIFRGIAEDLPFNDWLFKTIEPLEKKLNDEIVYWATLISLMEMASHGITAFCDMYMFENSVAKAVADFGIKAVLTRGLVDINGEDNGRLFENLKLYEKWNNFDSRIFVGLGPHAPYSCSTKYLKEIAKISKDNNLLVTMHLFENSWEKEKFNLKEILDTGIADNHLLAVHCVYVDDKDIELLKSHNVYISHNPSSNLKLGNGIAPITKMLKNNLNISFGTDGAASNNSLDVLFEARLSTLLQKKNNPENMKVDEVIKMLTLNGYKALKLEGGEIKEGAYADLTIFDLDNPSFMPIENIKNHIIHSSPKIYATMVNGKFIYFDGKFPTIDKKEVYKKFLISYKKVIGIEN; from the coding sequence ATGATTTTAAAAAATGCTTTAGTGTTAAAAGATTATTCAGCCAAACCTGAAAGACTGGATATCAAAATTTCCAATGGAAAAATTAAAGAAATTGGAGTAAATATATTTGATGATATTGAAATTGTCGATTTAACTGATAAATTGGTCATTCCAGGACTTATTAATACACACACACATGTAGCAATGTCAATTTTCAGAGGAATCGCAGAAGATTTACCATTTAATGATTGGTTATTTAAAACAATTGAGCCTCTTGAAAAGAAATTAAATGATGAAATTGTTTATTGGGCTACACTTATTTCTTTGATGGAAATGGCATCACATGGCATAACTGCATTCTGTGATATGTACATGTTTGAAAATTCAGTTGCAAAAGCTGTAGCAGATTTTGGAATAAAAGCTGTCTTAACTAGAGGTCTTGTTGACATTAATGGTGAAGATAATGGCAGACTTTTTGAAAATTTAAAATTATATGAAAAATGGAATAACTTTGACAGTAGAATTTTTGTAGGGCTTGGTCCTCATGCTCCATATAGCTGCTCAACAAAATATTTAAAAGAAATCGCTAAGATTTCAAAAGATAATAATTTGCTTGTTACTATGCATTTGTTTGAAAATTCCTGGGAAAAAGAAAAATTTAATTTAAAAGAAATTCTCGATACAGGAATAGCTGACAATCATCTATTAGCTGTCCATTGTGTTTACGTTGATGATAAGGACATTGAGTTATTGAAGTCACATAATGTTTATATTTCTCACAACCCATCAAGCAATTTAAAACTTGGAAACGGTATTGCTCCAATCACGAAAATGCTGAAAAATAACCTAAACATTTCTTTTGGAACTGATGGAGCGGCAAGTAATAACTCTTTGGATGTATTATTTGAAGCACGTTTATCAACTTTACTTCAAAAAAAGAACAATCCCGAAAACATGAAAGTCGATGAAGTAATTAAAATGCTTACTTTAAATGGATATAAAGCATTAAAACTAGAAGGTGGAGAAATAAAAGAAGGAGCATATGCAGATTTAACCATTTTTGATTTAGATAATCCTTCTTTTATGCCCATTGAAAATATTAAAAACCATATTATACATTCTTCACCAAAAATATATGCAACTATGGTAAATGGAAAATTTATCTATTTTGATGGAAAATTTCCTACAATTGACAAAAAGGAGGTTTACAAGAAATTTTTGATTTCCTACAAAAAGGTTATAGGTATAGAAAATTAA
- the rsfS gene encoding ribosome silencing factor — MDIIEKIWEKLLEKEAVEPVILDMSSTNVPTDYFVILTANSTPHMKSLRETFLELLNEIGKQIIYYDKGDNYDWLIIDAGDIVIHIFTKEGREFYDLEGLWIDAKKIKESK, encoded by the coding sequence TTGGACATTATTGAAAAAATTTGGGAAAAGTTACTAGAAAAAGAAGCTGTTGAACCAGTTATATTAGATATGTCCTCAACAAACGTTCCAACTGATTATTTCGTTATCTTAACTGCCAATAGTACTCCACATATGAAAAGTTTAAGAGAAACTTTTTTGGAACTGTTAAACGAAATAGGAAAACAAATTATTTATTATGATAAAGGTGACAATTACGATTGGTTAATTATCGATGCTGGAGATATTGTTATCCACATTTTTACAAAAGAGGGAAGAGAATTTTATGATCTTGAAGGATTATGGATCGATGCTAAAAAAATTAAGGAGTCAAAATAA
- a CDS encoding bifunctional folylpolyglutamate synthase/dihydrofolate synthase — protein MDFIEALKYLYFQRPYGKIKLGLYRIKELLNRLGNPEKTFKSIHITGSNGKGSVTTFSHYLMVEHGYKTGGYISPHLSTILERFPINGKFTTKERFLESFKKVKLEAEKMDLKGQDYSPSFFEFATALAFQIDKDEKVDSASVEVGLGGRYDATNVINPEVSSIVTVSLEHTKILGDTIEKIAFEKAGIIKENTPLVIGNVPKKAKEVIYQVAKEKNAKVYELYRDFDFEVVSYNFNRNIINYYGENTFKNIEITLNGTHQPVNAAIAIKIFELFHKNLEESKVKLAFKNAFIPGRFELFKGFLLDGSHNPQATEKFIENINLYFKDRNKIGIVGLLDDKDKEQILSKICPLFEKIIITTPPSHRATNSFETYEIAKKYSKEVSFISDPIEALENVKSIDADLKIVVGSFYLVGYVRNYLEKGKISEEWDIMRR, from the coding sequence ATGGATTTTATTGAAGCATTAAAATATTTATATTTTCAAAGACCATATGGAAAAATAAAATTAGGTTTGTATAGAATTAAAGAATTACTAAACAGGCTTGGTAATCCCGAAAAAACTTTTAAAAGCATACACATAACCGGTTCTAACGGAAAAGGTAGTGTCACTACTTTTTCCCATTATTTGATGGTAGAACATGGTTACAAAACTGGTGGTTATATTTCTCCACATCTATCCACAATACTGGAAAGATTTCCTATTAATGGAAAATTCACTACAAAAGAAAGATTCTTAGAAAGCTTTAAAAAAGTCAAATTAGAAGCGGAAAAAATGGATTTAAAAGGTCAAGATTATTCGCCAAGTTTTTTTGAATTTGCTACTGCTCTTGCTTTTCAAATAGACAAAGACGAAAAAGTTGATTCTGCTTCAGTAGAAGTTGGACTCGGCGGAAGATACGATGCTACAAATGTTATAAACCCTGAAGTATCTTCTATAGTTACTGTATCCCTTGAACATACAAAGATATTGGGAGATACAATAGAGAAAATAGCATTTGAAAAAGCAGGAATAATAAAAGAAAATACTCCACTTGTAATTGGAAATGTTCCTAAAAAAGCAAAAGAAGTTATTTATCAAGTTGCAAAAGAAAAAAACGCTAAGGTATATGAATTATATCGTGATTTTGATTTTGAAGTTGTAAGTTATAACTTTAACCGAAACATTATAAACTATTATGGAGAAAATACTTTTAAAAATATCGAAATCACCCTTAACGGTACTCATCAACCGGTTAACGCTGCTATAGCTATTAAGATCTTTGAATTGTTTCATAAAAATTTAGAAGAAAGTAAAGTAAAACTCGCCTTCAAAAATGCTTTTATACCTGGTAGGTTTGAGCTATTTAAAGGATTTCTACTAGATGGTTCACATAATCCTCAAGCAACTGAAAAATTTATTGAAAATATAAATCTTTACTTTAAAGACAGAAATAAAATTGGAATCGTAGGTTTATTAGACGATAAAGATAAAGAACAAATTTTATCAAAGATTTGTCCACTTTTTGAAAAAATCATTATTACAACTCCTCCTTCACACAGAGCGACAAATTCGTTTGAAACATATGAGATAGCTAAAAAATACTCGAAAGAGGTTTCTTTCATTAGCGATCCAATTGAAGCTTTAGAAAATGTTAAAAGTATTGATGCCGACCTAAAAATTGTAGTTGGTTCATTTTACCTTGTTGGATATGTGAGAAATTATCTGGAAAAAGGAAAAATAAGTGAAGAATGGGATATCATGCGGAGGTGA
- a CDS encoding valine--tRNA ligase yields the protein MNNEIGTRYDPQNIETKWYKYWLENDYFTPRNDGPKYSIVIPPPNITGKIHMGHALNITLQDILVRFKRMQGYKTLWIPGEDHAGIATQTAVEKFLETKGKKREELGREKFLEIVWDWANTYRNTIKKQIMAIGASVDWSRERFTLDDGLSKAVRKVFVSLYKKGLIYKGKYIVNWCPRCKTVLSDEEVEYHEHDGKLYFIKYPFVDGNGEIIIATTRPETMLGDTAVAVHPSDERYKHLIGKEVILPLVGRKIKIIGDVHADPKFGTGALKVTPAHDPNDYQIGRRHNLEFINIFTEDMIVNENGGKYQGLDRYEARKAVVEDLEKEGYLMKIEDIKHSVGHCYRCDTVIEPMLMDQWFVSMKPLAKRAIKAVEEGEVKFYPTRWKKVYLNWMYEIRDWCISRQLWWGHRIPIWYCQDCGHINVSETEIEKCEKCGSKHLKQDEDVLDTWFSSALWPFSTLGWPEKTEDLKIFYPTDVLVTGFDIIFFWVARMIMMGYEFMDEKPFKDVYIHQLVRDKYGRKMSKSLGNGIDPIEIIDKYGADPMRFTLALMAAQGRDINLDINYIDNNKKFANKIWNATRFVILNLDDYKEVPLDNLKLADRWILSRTQKTIKNVTKAIENYEFNIAAKAIYNFFWDELCDWYIESVKPRLKTEERHLVQNVLVKVLDTSLKLLHPFMPFITEELWQKLPVASESITISKWPEYEETLIDNNAENHFNLLIAIIRGIRNVKAEINIPQSKKVNITINNEISDEDKLYIKFLANVDNISISDSKPEKSANAYIDSDIEVYVELGDLIDINSEIERLTKKIEKLERDAEKFRKKLSNKKFLEGAPEEIVNETKEKLKNIEEKINKIKLLVDSLK from the coding sequence ATGAACAATGAAATTGGTACAAGATATGACCCACAAAATATAGAAACAAAATGGTACAAATATTGGCTCGAAAATGATTATTTTACTCCAAGAAATGATGGTCCTAAATATTCAATTGTAATTCCACCACCAAATATTACAGGTAAAATTCACATGGGACACGCATTAAATATTACATTACAAGATATCTTAGTAAGATTTAAAAGAATGCAAGGATATAAAACGCTTTGGATACCTGGAGAAGATCATGCAGGTATAGCTACGCAAACAGCAGTTGAGAAATTTTTAGAAACTAAGGGAAAAAAAAGAGAAGAATTAGGAAGAGAAAAATTTTTAGAGATAGTTTGGGATTGGGCCAATACATACAGAAACACAATAAAAAAACAAATAATGGCAATTGGTGCTTCCGTTGATTGGTCAAGAGAAAGGTTTACTTTAGACGACGGTCTTTCAAAAGCTGTAAGGAAGGTCTTTGTTTCTTTATATAAAAAAGGGTTAATATACAAGGGAAAATATATAGTCAATTGGTGTCCAAGATGTAAAACAGTATTATCTGATGAAGAAGTTGAATACCATGAACATGATGGAAAACTCTATTTTATAAAATATCCATTTGTTGATGGTAATGGAGAAATAATTATAGCAACTACAAGACCTGAAACTATGTTAGGCGACACTGCTGTAGCAGTACATCCTTCAGATGAAAGGTATAAACATTTAATTGGTAAAGAAGTAATATTGCCCTTAGTTGGAAGAAAAATAAAAATAATTGGCGATGTCCACGCAGATCCAAAATTTGGAACAGGAGCGCTTAAAGTAACTCCTGCACATGATCCAAATGACTACCAAATAGGAAGAAGACATAACCTAGAATTCATCAATATCTTTACAGAGGATATGATAGTAAATGAAAATGGTGGAAAATACCAAGGTTTAGATAGATATGAAGCAAGAAAAGCTGTTGTAGAAGATCTTGAAAAAGAAGGATATCTTATGAAAATCGAAGATATTAAACATTCAGTTGGTCATTGTTATAGATGTGACACTGTTATTGAACCAATGTTGATGGATCAATGGTTCGTAAGCATGAAACCTCTTGCCAAAAGAGCCATAAAAGCTGTTGAAGAAGGAGAAGTAAAGTTTTATCCAACAAGATGGAAAAAAGTATATTTAAATTGGATGTATGAAATAAGAGATTGGTGTATAAGTAGACAATTATGGTGGGGACACAGAATACCGATTTGGTATTGTCAAGATTGTGGACATATAAACGTTTCAGAAACTGAAATCGAAAAATGTGAAAAATGTGGAAGTAAGCATCTCAAACAAGACGAAGATGTATTAGACACATGGTTCTCTTCTGCTCTTTGGCCTTTCAGCACTCTAGGGTGGCCTGAGAAAACTGAAGATTTAAAAATTTTCTATCCAACTGATGTTTTGGTAACAGGATTTGATATTATTTTCTTCTGGGTTGCTAGAATGATTATGATGGGATACGAATTCATGGATGAAAAACCATTTAAAGATGTATATATTCATCAACTAGTAAGAGACAAATATGGAAGGAAAATGAGTAAATCACTTGGAAATGGTATTGATCCAATTGAAATTATAGACAAATATGGAGCCGATCCAATGAGATTCACACTTGCTCTGATGGCAGCCCAGGGAAGAGACATTAATCTCGATATAAACTATATTGATAATAATAAAAAATTTGCGAACAAAATTTGGAACGCTACAAGATTTGTAATTTTAAACCTCGATGATTATAAAGAAGTTCCACTAGACAATTTAAAACTGGCCGACAGGTGGATCCTCTCTAGAACGCAAAAAACAATTAAAAACGTCACAAAGGCCATTGAAAATTATGAATTTAATATAGCAGCAAAAGCAATTTACAATTTCTTTTGGGATGAACTTTGTGATTGGTATATCGAATCTGTAAAACCTAGACTTAAAACTGAAGAAAGACACCTTGTTCAAAATGTACTCGTAAAAGTACTAGATACTAGTTTAAAACTTCTTCATCCATTTATGCCATTTATTACAGAAGAACTATGGCAGAAACTTCCAGTAGCAAGTGAATCAATTACCATTTCTAAATGGCCTGAGTATGAAGAAACTTTAATCGATAACAACGCTGAAAATCATTTCAATCTACTAATAGCAATTATTAGGGGAATAAGAAATGTAAAAGCAGAAATTAATATTCCTCAAAGTAAAAAGGTTAATATTACAATCAACAATGAAATTTCAGATGAAGATAAACTCTATATCAAATTTTTAGCTAACGTAGATAACATTAGTATTTCAGACTCAAAACCAGAAAAAAGTGCAAACGCATACATTGATAGTGATATAGAAGTTTACGTTGAATTGGGAGACTTAATTGACATCAACTCTGAAATTGAAAGGTTAACAAAGAAAATCGAAAAACTTGAACGAGATGCAGAAAAGTTTAGAAAAAAACTATCCAACAAAAAGTTTTTAGAAGGTGCCCCTGAAGAAATAGTAAATGAAACAAAAGAAAAACTAAAAAACATTGAAGAAAAAATCAACAAAATCAAACTTTTAGTTGATTCTCTTAAATAA
- the rsxC gene encoding electron transport complex subunit RsxC — protein sequence MRLATFKGGVHPPYRKELSQDIAIQKAPLPDKVVVFMQQHAGAPAKPIVKIGEKVKTGQIIAEPGGFISSYIHSPVTGTITEIKKVSNVIFGVAVEAITIERDSEDEWELLPHGDYNKFSREELLEIVKKAGIVGLGGAMFPTHVKLNPPKDKKIDTLIINGAECEPYLTIDHRMMLEKSEEILIGIKIVKKILGVKNVYIGIEENKKDAIEHLKNAWRGQVIVVPLETKYPQGAEKQLIYAITKRKVPRGGLPMDVGVVVQNVSTMYAIKEAVVDGKPLVERGLTITGEAVNKPGNWWVRIGTPISWIINNLGGGFKEGLEEIKVLMGGPMMGIPINNIETPIVKGNNGITSLIPEKQNGTFCIRCSYCVSVCPMGLQPYLLDLLGKKRRYDDAVQIGLLDCIECGSCSYICPAKIEHVKTIKLAKKVYKALRGGKR from the coding sequence TTGAGACTTGCTACTTTTAAGGGAGGAGTTCATCCCCCTTATAGAAAAGAGCTATCTCAAGATATTGCTATTCAAAAAGCTCCTTTGCCTGACAAAGTCGTAGTTTTTATGCAACAACATGCTGGAGCACCTGCGAAACCAATTGTTAAAATTGGAGAAAAAGTTAAAACTGGTCAGATAATTGCTGAACCTGGAGGTTTTATATCTTCATATATACATTCTCCAGTAACTGGTACGATAACAGAAATAAAAAAAGTTTCAAATGTGATTTTTGGAGTAGCAGTTGAAGCTATAACAATTGAAAGGGATTCGGAAGACGAATGGGAATTGTTACCACACGGAGATTATAACAAATTTAGTAGAGAGGAATTGTTAGAAATTGTAAAAAAGGCTGGAATAGTAGGACTTGGAGGCGCAATGTTCCCAACACATGTAAAGCTCAATCCACCAAAAGATAAAAAAATTGATACTTTAATTATCAATGGTGCTGAATGTGAACCATATTTAACCATTGATCATAGAATGATGCTTGAAAAAAGTGAGGAAATTTTAATAGGGATAAAAATTGTTAAAAAAATATTGGGAGTAAAAAATGTTTATATAGGTATTGAAGAAAATAAAAAAGATGCAATTGAGCATCTTAAGAATGCTTGGAGAGGGCAAGTGATTGTAGTACCACTTGAAACCAAATATCCTCAAGGTGCGGAAAAACAATTAATTTATGCTATTACAAAACGAAAAGTTCCAAGAGGTGGCTTACCAATGGATGTAGGAGTGGTAGTACAGAATGTTAGTACTATGTATGCTATCAAAGAAGCTGTAGTAGATGGAAAACCTTTAGTAGAAAGAGGGCTAACAATTACTGGTGAGGCAGTGAATAAACCTGGAAATTGGTGGGTCAGAATAGGAACACCTATTTCTTGGATTATAAACAACTTAGGTGGGGGATTTAAAGAAGGGTTAGAGGAAATTAAAGTTCTCATGGGTGGACCAATGATGGGAATTCCTATCAATAATATTGAAACACCTATAGTTAAGGGAAACAATGGGATAACTTCTTTGATTCCTGAAAAACAAAATGGAACTTTTTGTATAAGATGTTCATATTGTGTAAGTGTATGTCCAATGGGTCTTCAACCTTATCTATTAGATTTACTTGGTAAAAAAAGGAGATATGATGATGCTGTTCAAATTGGTTTGTTAGATTGTATTGAGTGTGGTTCATGTTCCTATATTTGTCCTGCGAAAATTGAACATGTAAAAACTATAAAATTGGCTAAGAAGGTTTATAAAGCCCTGAGAGGGGGGAAAAGATAA
- a CDS encoding RnfABCDGE type electron transport complex subunit D, whose protein sequence is MKLITGNAPHLRNKDTTSKIMIDVIIALIPALIGAWYFFGFYAFFLAILGAIIGEGFEYFIMKVLRKDKNFVPNGSAAVTGILLAMNVSPATPWWVMLIGLIFALGVAKHAFGGLGMNIFNPALAGRAFLLISFPVYMTTWYKPVLNFSKWIDVQTTASPLAILKEKGFSSINVSYLDLFFGNRAGSIGETSVLLLLIGFAYLVIRKRIKLVIPISYVGTVFLLSSIFYIANPEKFGTPLFHILSGGLMLGALFMATDMVTSPMTPKGQAIFGFGCGLMTLLIRYFAGYPEGVSLSILLMNAFVPLIDRYTQPQIFGEVKS, encoded by the coding sequence ATGAAATTGATCACAGGAAATGCTCCACACTTAAGAAATAAAGACACAACTTCAAAAATAATGATAGATGTTATTATTGCTTTAATTCCTGCATTAATTGGCGCATGGTATTTCTTTGGGTTTTATGCATTTTTCTTAGCAATATTGGGAGCTATAATTGGTGAAGGATTCGAATATTTTATAATGAAAGTTTTGAGAAAAGATAAAAACTTTGTTCCTAATGGAAGTGCAGCAGTAACAGGAATTTTGTTAGCAATGAATGTAAGTCCGGCTACTCCATGGTGGGTGATGCTAATTGGATTGATTTTTGCACTAGGTGTTGCTAAACATGCTTTTGGTGGTCTTGGTATGAATATTTTTAATCCGGCACTTGCAGGAAGAGCATTTTTATTGATTTCTTTTCCAGTTTATATGACAACTTGGTATAAACCGGTATTAAATTTTTCCAAATGGATTGATGTTCAAACTACAGCGAGTCCCCTTGCGATTTTAAAAGAGAAAGGTTTTTCATCTATAAATGTGAGCTATTTAGATCTATTTTTTGGTAACAGGGCAGGTTCAATAGGTGAAACAAGTGTTTTGCTTTTATTAATAGGTTTTGCTTATCTAGTGATAAGAAAAAGAATAAAGTTGGTGATTCCAATTTCATATGTAGGAACAGTTTTTCTTTTGTCTAGTATCTTTTACATTGCAAATCCTGAGAAGTTTGGAACGCCGCTTTTTCACATTCTCAGTGGTGGTTTAATGCTAGGTGCACTTTTCATGGCGACTGATATGGTAACAAGTCCAATGACTCCAAAAGGTCAAGCAATATTTGGTTTTGGATGTGGATTAATGACACTACTCATTCGATACTTTGCGGGATATCCAGAAGGGGTATCACTTTCAATTTTATTAATGAACGCTTTTGTACCACTAATTGATCGTTATACACAACCTCAAATATTTGGTGAGGTGAAATCATGA
- a CDS encoding RnfABCDGE type electron transport complex subunit G, protein MKEILKTGFTLMVFTLIAGLALGLIYQVTKGSIDNAELQNTLKAVKFVLSENGKLMVSKDLIEERINKTLKEKVKEVYKTDKATVLTPVLKFNTEKGLIYVLKAYGIGYGGKVITIASFIVNNCRIDLHAIKVIEYSQETPGLGAKIAEEEAQERFYPIPYEGLKNGVKVDKDAGKTNLKPEEAKKIGVVKISDVMTGATITPRAVANSIQAMFEYLKTEVKNNAQ, encoded by the coding sequence ATGAAAGAGATTTTAAAGACGGGATTTACACTAATGGTTTTTACTTTAATTGCTGGTTTAGCTTTAGGGTTAATCTATCAGGTGACAAAAGGATCTATAGACAATGCAGAACTTCAGAATACACTTAAAGCTGTGAAGTTTGTGCTTTCTGAGAATGGAAAGTTGATGGTTAGCAAGGACTTAATAGAAGAAAGAATAAATAAAACATTAAAAGAAAAAGTAAAAGAAGTGTATAAAACCGATAAAGCTACGGTTTTAACTCCTGTATTAAAATTTAATACTGAAAAAGGTTTAATATATGTTTTAAAGGCCTATGGAATTGGCTATGGTGGTAAAGTAATTACAATTGCCTCCTTTATTGTTAACAATTGTAGAATAGATCTTCACGCAATTAAAGTTATTGAATATTCTCAAGAAACACCGGGCTTGGGGGCGAAAATTGCTGAAGAAGAAGCTCAGGAAAGATTTTATCCCATCCCATATGAGGGTTTAAAGAATGGAGTTAAGGTAGATAAAGATGCGGGAAAAACAAATTTGAAACCAGAAGAAGCAAAGAAAATAGGAGTAGTAAAGATTAGTGACGTTATGACAGGAGCAACAATTACTCCAAGAGCGGTTGCAAATTCTATCCAAGCAATGTTTGAATATTTGAAAACGGAGGTGAAAAATAATGCCCAATAG